The window tgttatttaaaattacaaatcagATATTCTATacgaatctttattttttaattcataatataGCCTTGGTTAGTTTTAGGAGTTTAAATTTAACCCATTTCTTTGTAGATATCAACCCTCTCTCCTATTCCGATATTTTCCACAAATTGTCTACAAGTACATGACACTTACTattttgtgattgttttttaacaaaCCTAAATATCAAAaggtatttgaaaataaaataaggtaaaTTAACTACTAAATGGATGATGGGATTTTATTAAGgactttattaaataaaaattgatataaaaaaagagaaagaaaagttgATTGAAAAACCTTATCCTTGTGGTGAGGGTAATTTCGTATTTGACTATTGGatgaatctaaaattttataaaatattttcagatatattcttttatcttgggttaaaattttatgacAATCAAAGTTTGGTAAGACTTTCTAATAAATGATCAAAGTTGTTATCCGGATTTTGCTTAGTATTTCTTGATGAGATCCACAATGGTTTGCCATTGATAAAGACTACAATCAACAATAGAATGGTAAAGTATAGGCATCCTATTACTATACTATATTATATTCTTAATGAGTTGTATGGATCTTGTAAGACTGATTTGAAAATtggttattatcaaattaaaatgtaaaaaagaggattaaagaaaaaataactataaaactaaatatgaattatttaaatgGTTTGTCATATTGTTTAGTCGTACTATTGCACATGgtaatttaatgatattgacGACTCATATATTATGTGCATTCATAAATAGCTTTGTTGTTGATTACTTTGATGATATTCATAGTAATAATTTAGGTTAGTATATTAagcatttatgatttttgtttaatatgttACAAAAGAAATTGTTGTGTCCTAATCtattaaattggaaaaattattcaccattttaaagattttatggTTTAACTCTactagatttgatttctttactTGTTAATGATTAGACttgatagaaataaaaaaaaaaaaaacatgttatgaaAGCATTGTTTTAGAAGATATGACAATATATTGATGAATTTTATCTACAAGTTACCATATATTGTGTATTTATTTCTCTTTGTGTGATTGAGTGATTCTCATATTAAGTTCTTGATTAAACTTGCAAGCTCTTCAAATAattgatcaattttattatgatttatacttctcattcacgTCTTATTGAGACGTAGGGTGGTGGTgatcaattatatataattttagttctCTAAAGCAAGATTCTTGTTGGGTCAAATTACAAACTTTTCTTCAAGACctcaaattagtaattttagGGATAATTTCGCATCAGTTTCCTCACCTCTCCaaagcttaaaattaaaaactatttttttcataatttaagaATTCTATTTAACTAATActtaaataaaagagaaattcaaACAAATTCAAACTCCCATTTGAAAGATCGTAATATGATAGCtttgaatttaaatatgaaTAAATCTTGTTAACGAGTCAATTGTAAGTGCTTTGATGGAATCCAATCGTCCATTATTATTCATGTCCCTAAAAGATATCCTAGCCATTTATTCTATCCTTAACAACTTTCAAAGCCTTTTTCTcattaatttgaaaagaaatcttCTTCTTCGTTCTTTTCTCTAGCTAGTATCTTTATagttacaatttaatttttatctattaatttcatttaagtaCAACTAATCACcatattaatattgttttatataattgaactttgtaaatcttatatttttccccttttatatataaattataactttgTCAACGTTAATGgtttgaagaagaaaactaaaagaactctaatttttattgttcatcTCCTTTTGAGTTTAAATAAATTcgcacaatgattttttttgggttctctttttttatatgtgttttttttttaatcccttcATGTCATTCTTATTTGAGATTGAGCTTCATTATTGTTCTGATTTGTAAtctataagattattttaatcttgaaaaaatatccTGATATTGAGCTAGTgcataattttacaaaaataaatttgttttttttatatgaaagaaaaatatcctAATCTTTGCAATGTTGTGTTATTGAACATCCTTTGATTAAACTGCACTACACCTTCCTTGGCTGCCTTTTTTCATGCACAACACTGTCagcttcacaaaaaaaaaaaggacacacAACCTTTGCAGAATGTTTTTTGAAGCACCTGTTCGCCTGGGTACACCTTAGCTGCAAATTACAAGGTCACAGTATAATCCACAGTCTTGATTTCCCCCCTTCTTCCTCCAATCTTGATGGCCTgctttttgttatgtttttcatatGCTTTTCTTCGTTGCCTATTCTCATTGTTGCTGGCAGCTGATTAGCATAGTTCCTGCTCATGATTCTTCCTCGATTTGTTGCTGTTTATTGACATAACCTGCATATTAATTGAAATCATCCATACTAAATGCAATCATCCACTGCAGGACTCCTGCTGATAAGCTTCGTTCCAAGGGCTGCTGGGGTTTTCGGCACTGCCTCACAAAATGCTTTTTGCCTGTTTTTATTTCCCTGGAGATTTGTTGAATGCTTTGTGGACAACTCCTACTTTATCTCCATTCTTAgcgtagaaaaaaaaatctagcctTTGTCGAGCTTTGATTGTTATTTGGATTCCACTTTCACAGTCGTTATTgtgtttaagattttaaaaatgaatggTGCCCGTGTTATGGtgctttgaaatttaatttcacgCCAAGAGATAATCATATAGGTTTCACTTGTATAATAACAGGACAGTAACCTCAAAATATAATGGCTTATAGTAGCATTAATGCACGCAAAGATGGTGGTAAAAGAGTTCATAGATCTTGtatgaaaagaaaatgcaagaaTTATGAAatccaaagtaaaaaaaaaaagaagaaaaagatttaCCGGGGATTGAGAATAAATCTAGCATGATATTCCATTTGAATGTGCATCAAATGAGTTGGCCTTTTTGATTCAGCTACCATAGTGGTTAGTAACTCTGTGATGTCTATAAGCCAATGTAATGAGGTGCTCAGAATCTCAGAtgagtttttatattaatatcccTATGCGCTAAAAAAGTATTGTGCCTTGCACCaaatttttttgcaaaacaTTGCAAGAGATTTTTGGATCACAGTTATGTAGCCTCCTTTACTCCTGCATGTTTATCCACCTGGAGATTGCATCTAAAAATCTCGCTGATAGAAAAAGGTGCAGTTTCAATAATAGCTACAAATCTGCTCACATTCCCAATTTCAAGAACAAAGTTGCAGAAAACCATCTCTTTTCTTGCAAATTTTACTCAACCAATACCATTCTTCAAGCCTTTTTACCCTCAAACAAGAAAACCATGCACCATGCACCATGCACCATCGATTTGCACCCTATAAATTAAGCAGTTTGCCTCCATGCCTGCTAAAAGTCATTCAAAGCAtgaaaataacccaaaaaatagTAGTGTCTAAACTATCTTTGCTTAGCCTAATTGATTCTAATTCTAGGATTTGGACTCCTTTCTGCCAATAGGGTTCTCACAGACAAGGATCAAGGAACTCGCAAACCTGATAGCCTGGATCTTCAAGAAACATGGTCATGGGGAGGTGGTGGCAATTTCGGTGTTGGACAAGCTAGTGGCAACCTTGGAATTGATATTGGCCTTTGTAATGGTGCagcagggggggggggggggggagttgTCAGTGGAGGTGAAATTGGTGGTGGTATTGGCTGGCCTAGTTTTAGTGCAGCAACGGTCATACCAAGATGAAAAGAACAATATTCACCAACAAGAGGACATTCCACCTAACTGGCTAAGGTCACAAGGTTGGTTTCCTCAGCATAGAAAATTTTAAGTGTGTGCCGGTTTAAGCTCACCTGATGGAATCAACATGACTGCGTTATTAGCATAGAAAGTTTTAAGTGTTTCAGTCTAAGCTCACCTGATGGAATCAACATGACCACATTAATATGGCATCTATATTTCAGTTTTAATAGAACTTATTCAATAGATGATAATGAAGTTTTTAAGTATTCCTATAACTCATTTCTTGTTTGAATATAGAATGCAATGGAAGAAGAGAAGGCAACTTCATGCTTATGAAAAGATTTGCGAGTAGAAGTAAAATTAATCACTTGATATAAGCAACTGTACAACCAAAATTCATTGGACTTTCTGGTTCATATTTGGCAACACGTGGATGCTTACCTAGTACCTCCAGTGCGCCCTCCTTAACAGCTCCAGTGCCCATGCCATGCACAACAAAAATAACTGAGAGCGGCTCTCTTGCAGATATGGCCATGTTGAGGTGCTGAGCAGCTTCTTCCACTCGCATGCCTCGCAGATCCACAGTGTTCTTTGATGTCTGCACTCGTGGGCCATGAGAAACCTCCTCATCTTTGTTGAGCTCTGAAAAACTCTGCTTTACCTATAATTCACACCAGAATGATAAGAACAACTAACTTAAGGAATCCCAGAAGAAATAGAAGCAAAGATAGACAGGAATGCCTGCTGTATCTGAAACCAGTGAAACTTCTTCAGGGCCGTGTACCATGCATACCTGTCTCTTCAAACTAGGGACCAAAATGgttgatttgctttttttatcacttttaaTTGCTCTAATGTCACTTTTCTTCATTCGAACTCTTATTTTACCATATTGAACTAAGACTGTCTCATCATCACGAGGTGCTTCAACTACAGTAGCTAACTTGTTTCCAAGTCTCTTTACAAGAACTTGCTCCCCAAGTTGTGGGGTATATGAGCTCGTATCTGTTTCACTGGCAGGAAGACTGTCACTTGAACAGTGAGCTTCAACAATAGATGCAATTGCTGATTCTGATTTCTTAATCAGTGAATTGAACTGATCTGGACGGGCTTTTCTGAGCTGAGTTTCAACGTTCTGCACCACAGTTTCAATCTGCGAGTTTGCAGCCTTCAGTTCCAGTTGGACCAGTTGGGTTTCCTTTGCCATGAGAGCTTTTACACGCCCATCAAGGTCTTCAGCTTCAGCTTGAATCTTGATCAGTGGAATTGGGTGGAAATAGAGGgggagaaaacaaagaaatcataACATCAATAAACGaagttaagaaaatattaataagaaaaagaacaCATGCAACAGGAAGAATTATAAAagaggatagaaaaaaaatcagaagctGTTGTGCTCATCTAGTTCTTCTAAATTCTACCTCATGGTAAAGCTCCATAATTTCTGTATGAAGAGATGCAGCTTTCCTGGCCTGAGCTTCCAATCTGTTTCTTTCCTCCAACAATGATTGATACAGCATGCCACTTCGCTCTTGCTGCTTTTCAGGAACTAACTTCTCCACCCACTTCCGTGCTCGTTCAATTATATTACTGTCAAAACCAATTGATTTAGCAATGCTTAATGCATTTGAATCACCAGTACACCCCCAGAGTATCTGATACGTAGGTTGTAATGTTTCAAGAGAAAATTCCATGGCTGCATTCTCAAATCGACTATCCTTATCTTTCAGGAGACTTAAATCAGCATAATGTGTTGTCACAACAGCTAAGTTAACATGATCTCTCAGATAATGCAAGATACTGGTTGAAAGTGCCACTCCCTCAGAAGGATCAGTTCCACTACAAATTTCATCAATGAGGACAAGTGATTCATTTGAAGCCACTTCCAAGATCTTACAAATCCGTGATATGTGCCCGCTAAAAGTTGAGAGATTTTGTTCCAGAGACTTCAATAAAAGATAACCAGAGTCAGAGTTAAGGAAACCAATCAATAGAACTCAGTACATACCTCCCATAAAACAAGAGTAACTTTTACCTGGTGGTCCCCAATATCTGCTAGAACAAAATCAAACCATGGAAGCTTTGGGGTGTTTTTAGCAGGCAAATATAAACCAGCCTTTGACATGAGAGATGCCACACCTAGAGTTTTCATTGAAGCAGTTTTCCCTCCAGTGTTTGGTCCTGATATCACAACCACTCTGGTTCCACGTTCCACTTTAATGTTTATTGGCACAGGAAATTCAGATACATTTTTGGAAGGTTTTCCGGTATCTAGCATGCTATCCTCATCCACCTCCATGGAATTCAAAGAGTTGGATCCAAGAATATTGGACAGGCGTTTTCTAGATGTCCCATGGAGCAATGGGTGTCGTATACCTTCAATATctattgataataaataatctCCTCCACTGGAAGAAATGCCTCCACATCCCTCTGAAGTCCATATGGGACGGACCCCATTCATCCAGTAAGCATAAGCAGCTCTAGCAAAAGAAAGATCAACTTCTATAATTCCATccaacatatattttatgtCCCTTGCTGATTCTGCTATTTCAGATGTAAGCAAGCTCAAAATGGCTATTTCCTCAGCTTTCTCAGAGTCTGAAAGCATGACTTCCAAGTTATTCAATTCAACTGCCTCGCCAGGCTCCATAAAGTATGTTACACCAGAACTACTAACATTTAAAACAACACCATCTGGAATCAAATATCTGTGAGAAGCCCTGACTCCCACACACAACCGGGAGCGGCGCTTCGTTACCAAAGGTTTGTCGATACCCCCAGCTTGAAAAATCCGAGCTGATATTCCCTTCAACAGCCTATCCAGATTTTCCATGTTTCTCTTCCTTTCAGACCTAATGATCTCCAAATCTTCACTGGCCCTATCAAGGATTTTTGAAAGATTGCAGTCTATGCAAAATCCAACTTTCTTCTCCAACTCTATTTGAAAACTGCAATTCTGAAGTATTTCAAGCAGTGGAGCATACCTATTCAAATACAACAAGATCGATGAGATCCTGTCCAAGAAAACTTTGTCATACAGTGGAATTCAATGCTTGAAGGTTCCTTTTCAAGTTccattaaagattaaaaaaatgtaacatggaccCTTATTGCAACAGTACcttgaaataaatattcttttttggCCCTTACTGAAATATGAGAATCCAGCAATGGTATATGATTCATGCCAGTCTCTCCAAATTGTGACCTATCGAAAGATGCACCAGATATTTCTTACCATTGAACAAGTTCACATTAAGACCTTCAAAGCTTTAGATGCCTTGAAAAGAATACATGATCCTATGTATCATCCTGAAAAGGTTGAACGACATTATCTGAAAGTAAATCATCGTCATAAGTTTTTCCCTAAAGCATTCTTTTAAATTAGTGATCCATGTTTATCCAAAACCTACTCAATGTCTTCTACATATCCTTTCCAAATACTTTAGAAGACTTGCATCTTCCTCCAAAAGCACAAACCAAAAGGTGGTCTAACAATAAAGTACTACTTGAGTGCACAAACTTCTACATATAAGCAAACATGAGCATGTTGTCAATATATCAACAAAACAACCAACAAGAATTATTCCAAAATTATAGACCTTCATGCATTTATTCCATCCGCATTAATCATATACCAAACCACAACCATTATCAAAAACACGCATCGCAATCCTTTTCATACTCCAAAACATCACAACCATAGGGCCACTAATCAAGGCCGTCCATGTCCTTCATTTGCAGTGGGTCTCACACGCGCATGAATAGCACACGGCTTAGACTTAGCACAGTTAAGCCACTGCCCTTAGACTTGAGCTTTCGAGTTAAGTGTTATTTAACAATAATGACAAATGAGATCCGAAAGCCAATCATACCTCTCCGAGCAATCTCCACTATCTTTTAACCTCTCCAACACAGCTCTAGCAGCTCTCAACGTCCTTCTCACAGCACATAATTCTCCAACCGTAAGCAAGGTCCCCGAAACAGCAGAATCCAGAATACGAGTTATATCCTCAATCCCTGAAAAATCCAACGGTCCAGATTCCATCACAGCCAATGCAGCATCAGTCTGGTCTAGAAGCTTCTGGCTCTCTTCTTTGCTCTTGCCAATTGGGATTTTTGCGTTTCGAGTGATCGACTGGCCCATCGAAGTTGAAGTGAAGGGAGTGAGTTGGTTACAGAGGGAACTCCATTCTAGGGTTTTAAGAGTTTCGAGTTGGAGTGAGTGAGCTGGAGGAGTGAGTTTCGGTGAGTGTGAATCAAAGGGTTTTGTTAGGGCTTTGGTGGAGAAGGGTGGTTTGGTGGTGAAGAAGAGAATCGgggattttttaatgaatatgaaGTGATTGAAGAGTTCCATTAATGGAGGATTTTTGAGGGAGAGAAGGAAAGGGATGGGCTGTTTGGCATCAGcttatccttttcattttcagttAAGAAACTACTGAAACTAACGGTAGGAACTGATGATGACGTGGCACAACTTCGTTTATAACGACATGTTGTATTACATTCGCGCTacaaattattagattttttttttcttcatccaaACTGATCCGATAGATTAACTGCAGaatcaatctaaatttattatttttattaaaataatagaattttgatttttttatataaaatatcaatatgGTTAAGTTCTATCCGGCAAACAATGTTACTAAAAAttctatcaaattaaaaaaatttaatatgatcaatattttgttttaatttaattaaaaaatataaactaatttaataactatatatacaACTTTGAATTAATTAGGGACCCtttgatattattttcttctttcgtTTTCTGTATTTTTCAAGCTTTATCTATATTCTCGAAAACAACTTGTAtccgtttatttatttattttaagtgcTATTTGGCTCTTGTTTTTTAGCTCTTTTTTATGACCTTAACGTGTACAACATTATCAAATCTTTCACGAACGGTTTCAGAGAAAATTATGAAAGGAAAATTGAAGGATATAGGGCTAAAACTCCAGCATCTCGAGCGAGAGTATCCATCCTTTACTAATACCTTAAATTTTCCATTtagaattcaaaaaagaaaagaaaaaaaaccctacaatTTTATTCCCACAATTATATATACACACGGCTCCAATGGAGTCTTCACATTCTTTCTTGGCAGGTTGGGAGCACGGTATTCACATCCAAGCACAAAAGTTAGAGTGCCTGATATGGTTTATGAAATTGGACTGCAAATTGCACCAGACAGCTACTAAGACACCTTGATAGAACTTGAGTgggaaatgaaaaacattttgaagagATTAGGAAGCTaggaaattcaaaattgaaacccaaataaataaaaaaggcctcttggagagaaaaaaattggaaattaAACTACAGGGCTTACTGTTCTAATTTGTCCCATTATGTAGCTAAGATAGGAGCACCACAAGCAGCAGGAGCGTGCTTTCCCTCTTTGTAGACCAGGTTTCCTCTGACAAATGTTGCCAAAACTTTTCCAGAAAGTTTGCTTCCCATGTAGGCTGAGATACTCTGTGCACAGCACAAGTGTGATTAGTGGTTTCGACAGTAAAATCATTTTACTGTGGTGATTAGGCAAAGTTCATTAGATGATTGACAATTTGGCATGCAAACTTCCAACTGCAATCATTCACTTTGAAATATCCCATTGATGGTAAACGTTTTACTAAAAACTACTATTTAGAACAAGCAGCATTAGTTCAATGTATCAGAAAGGAGGGTGGAGAAATCGGACAGCATACGGGATGTTTAAGGTAAACAGGAAGATCATTGTTGAGCTCAAACTCCACATTTGGCTCCCATACGGTAATGTCTGCATGGTTTCCTACTGCAATGGCCCCCTGCGAAATGAAGTTCAGCTTCAGGTGATATTAATGTAAACAATGTTATGATCTTTCTCATGtgtttgctttggttttttttcccttgtttttCTTGCCTTGACATCTGCCATTGTTAAGTTGTAGGAAAGAGAAAAGCTTTACCTTCAAATCCTGCCCAGCAACCTTGGCAGGCCTTTCACTCCACCACAATGCCAGCTGTTCCAGAGTTACACCATATTGCCGTCCATGTGACCATGTCACAGGAAGAACAAACTGCAGATGCTCTCAAGAAAATGCCTATGAGTTTCTTAAATGATAGCAAAATAGCAAACATAT of the Populus nigra chromosome 7, ddPopNigr1.1, whole genome shotgun sequence genome contains:
- the LOC133698773 gene encoding uncharacterized protein LOC133698773 isoform X2 — translated: MELFNHFIFIKKSPILFFTTKPPFSTKALTKPFDSHSPKLTPPAHSLQLETLKTLEWSSLCNQLTPFTSTSMGQSITRNAKIPIGKSKEESQKLLDQTDAALAVMESGPLDFSGIEDITRILDSAVSGTLLTVGELCAVRRTLRAARAVLERLKDSGDCSERISSILLYLNRYAPLLEILQNCSFQIELEKKVGFCIDCNLSKILDRASEDLEIIRSERKRNMENLDRLLKGISARIFQAGGIDKPLVTKRRSRLCVGVRASHRYLIPDGVVLNVSSSGVTYFMEPGEAVELNNLEVMLSDSEKAEEIAILSLLTSEIAESARDIKYMLDGIIEVDLSFARAAYAYWMNGVRPIWTSEGCGGISSSGGDYLLSIDIEGIRHPLLHGTSRKRLSNILGSNSLNSMEVDEDSMLDTGKPSKNVSEFPVPINIKVERGTRVVVISGPNTGGKTASMKTLGVASLMSKAGLYLPAKNTPKLPWFDFVLADIGDHQSLEQNLSTFSGHISRICKILEVASNESLVLIDEICSGTDPSEGVALSTSILHYLRDHVNLAVVTTHYADLSLLKDKDSRFENAAMEFSLETLQPTYQILWGCTGDSNALSIAKSIGFDSNIIERARKWVEKLVPEKQQERSGMLYQSLLEERNRLEAQARKAASLHTEIMELYHEIQAEAEDLDGRVKALMAKETQLVQLELKAANSQIETVVQNVETQLRKARPDQFNSLIKKSESAIASIVEAHCSSDSLPASETDTSSYTPQLGEQVLVKRLGNKLATVVEAPRDDETVLVQYGKIRVRMKKSDIRAIKSDKKSKSTILVPSLKRQVKQSFSELNKDEEVSHGPRVQTSKNTVDLRGMRVEEAAQHLNMAISAREPLSVIFVVHGMGTGAVKEGALEVLGMEANCLIYRVQIDGAWCMVHGFLV
- the LOC133698773 gene encoding uncharacterized protein LOC133698773 isoform X1 gives rise to the protein MELFNHFIFIKKSPILFFTTKPPFSTKALTKPFDSHSPKLTPPAHSLQLETLKTLEWSSLCNQLTPFTSTSMGQSITRNAKIPIGKSKEESQKLLDQTDAALAVMESGPLDFSGIEDITRILDSAVSGTLLTVGELCAVRRTLRAARAVLERLKDSGDCSERISSILLYLNRYAPLLEILQNCSFQIELEKKVGFCIDCNLSKILDRASEDLEIIRSERKRNMENLDRLLKGISARIFQAGGIDKPLVTKRRSRLCVGVRASHRYLIPDGVVLNVSSSGVTYFMEPGEAVELNNLEVMLSDSEKAEEIAILSLLTSEIAESARDIKYMLDGIIEVDLSFARAAYAYWMNGVRPIWTSEGCGGISSSGGDYLLSIDIEGIRHPLLHGTSRKRLSNILGSNSLNSMEVDEDSMLDTGKPSKNVSEFPVPINIKVERGTRVVVISGPNTGGKTASMKTLGVASLMSKAGLYLPAKNTPKLPWFDFVLADIGDHQSLEQNLSTFSGHISRICKILEVASNESLVLIDEICSGTDPSEGVALSTSILHYLRDHVNLAVVTTHYADLSLLKDKDSRFENAAMEFSLETLQPTYQILWGCTGDSNALSIAKSIGFDSNIIERARKWVEKLVPEKQQERSGMLYQSLLEERNRLEAQARKAASLHTEIMELYHEIQAEAEDLDGRVKALMAKETQLVQLELKAANSQIETVVQNVETQLRKARPDQFNSLIKKSESAIASIVEAHCSSDSLPASETDTSSYTPQLGEQVLVKRLGNKLATVVEAPRDDETVLVQYGKIRVRMKKSDIRAIKSDKKSKSTILVPSLKRQVKQSFSELNKDEEVSHGPRVQTSKNTVDLRGMRVEEAAQHLNMAISAREPLSVIFVVHGMGTGAVKEGALEVLAGMEANCLIYRVQIDGAWCMVHGFLV
- the LOC133698773 gene encoding uncharacterized protein LOC133698773 isoform X3, coding for MELFNHFIFIKKSPILFFTTKPPFSTKALTKPFDSHSPKLTPPAHSLQLETLKTLEWSSLCNQLTPFTSTSMGQSITRNAKIPIGKSKEESQKLLDQTDAALAVMESGPLDFSGIEDITRILDSAVSGTLLTVGELCAVRRTLRAARAVLERLKDSGDCSERYAPLLEILQNCSFQIELEKKVGFCIDCNLSKILDRASEDLEIIRSERKRNMENLDRLLKGISARIFQAGGIDKPLVTKRRSRLCVGVRASHRYLIPDGVVLNVSSSGVTYFMEPGEAVELNNLEVMLSDSEKAEEIAILSLLTSEIAESARDIKYMLDGIIEVDLSFARAAYAYWMNGVRPIWTSEGCGGISSSGGDYLLSIDIEGIRHPLLHGTSRKRLSNILGSNSLNSMEVDEDSMLDTGKPSKNVSEFPVPINIKVERGTRVVVISGPNTGGKTASMKTLGVASLMSKAGLYLPAKNTPKLPWFDFVLADIGDHQSLEQNLSTFSGHISRICKILEVASNESLVLIDEICSGTDPSEGVALSTSILHYLRDHVNLAVVTTHYADLSLLKDKDSRFENAAMEFSLETLQPTYQILWGCTGDSNALSIAKSIGFDSNIIERARKWVEKLVPEKQQERSGMLYQSLLEERNRLEAQARKAASLHTEIMELYHEIQAEAEDLDGRVKALMAKETQLVQLELKAANSQIETVVQNVETQLRKARPDQFNSLIKKSESAIASIVEAHCSSDSLPASETDTSSYTPQLGEQVLVKRLGNKLATVVEAPRDDETVLVQYGKIRVRMKKSDIRAIKSDKKSKSTILVPSLKRQVKQSFSELNKDEEVSHGPRVQTSKNTVDLRGMRVEEAAQHLNMAISAREPLSVIFVVHGMGTGAVKEGALEVLAGMEANCLIYRVQIDGAWCMVHGFLV